A genome region from Erythrolamprus reginae isolate rEryReg1 chromosome 4, rEryReg1.hap1, whole genome shotgun sequence includes the following:
- the ETS2 gene encoding protein C-ets-2: MNEFGIKNMDQVAPVCNVYRELFKRQLAFDSFEGPLFTGFYPPLNEDQTLQEVPTGLDSISFEPNSSELPLLTPCSKAVMSQALNATFSGFTKEQHRLGIPNNPWLWTQHHVCQWLLWATNEFSLVNVNFEKFAMNGQDLCNLGKDLFLELAPDYVGDILWEHLDQMIKDNEEKPQDQYVETSHLTSSPHWVNNNSLGINVEQVQYCTQVPSYPKTLSFQKARVLGDACQTTMGPNLVNIKQEFQMYPKETLNVNYCSMNQDFTRNNLNLVLDNTNKPREHDSNDSGTESYEGSDSLLQSWNSQSSLVDVQRVPSYDSFEDDCSQSLCLNKPTMSFKDYIQERSDPVEQGKPVIPAAILAGFTGSGPIQLWQFLLELLTDKSCQAFISWTGDGWEFKLADPDEVARRWGRRKNKPKMNYEKLSRGLRYYYDKNIIHKTSGKRYVYRFVCDLQNLLGYTAEELHAMLGVQPDTED, translated from the exons aTGAATGAATTTGGAATTAAAAACATGGACCAAGTAGCACCTGTTTGCAATGTATATAGAGAATTATTCAAG cGCCAACTTGCATTTGATAGCTTTGAAGGTCCTCTGTTTACTGGATTCTATCCACCACTAAATGAAGATCAGACTCTTCAGGAAGTGCCAACTGGCCTTGATTCTATTTCTTTTG AACCAAATTCTTCCGAATTGCCACTCCTAACTCCATGTAGTAAAGCTGTGATGAGTCAGGCCTTAAATGCAACTTTCAGTGGTTTTACAAAGGAACAGCACCGATTAGGCATTCCAAACA ATCCCTGGCTTTGGACACAACATCATGTATGTCAGTGGCTTCTCTGGGCTACCAATGAATTTAGTTTAGTGAATGTGAACTTTGAGAAATTTGCTATGAATGGCCAAGACTTATGCAATCTGGGAAAGGACCTTTTTTTGGAACTAGCACCTGATTATGTTGGTGACATACTGTGGGAACATTTGGATCAGATGATAAAAG ACAATGAAGAGAAGCCACAAGATCAATACGTGGAAACTTCTCACCTTACATCATCTCCACATTGGGTCAACAACAACTCTTTAG gaaTTAATGTTGAACAAGTGCAGTATTGCACTCAAGTACCCAGCTATCCAAAAACCCTAAGTTTCCAAAAAGCCAGAGTCCTGGGAGATGCATGTCAGACGACAATGGGGCCAAATCTTGTTAACATAAAACAAGAATTTCAGATGTATCCTAAAGAGACTCTCAATGTGAACTACTGTTCAATGAATCAGGATTTCACAAGAAATAATCTGAACTTGGTGTTGGATAATACAA ATAAACCTAGAGAGCATGATTCCAATGACAGTGGCACAGAAAGTTACGAAGGCTCAGATTCATTGCTACAGTCTTGGAATAGTCAGTCCTCCTTAGTAGATGTTCAACGGGTTCCATCTTATGACAGCTTTGAAGATGATTGCAGCCAGTCTTTGTGTCTGAACAAACCCACGATGTCCTTTAAAGACTATATTCAAGAAAGGAGTGACCCTGTAGAGCAAGGGAAACCAGTTATTCCGGCAGCAATACTAGCAGGATTTACAG gtAGTGGACCCATACAGCTGTGGCAATTTCTTCTAGAACTTCTGACTGATAAATCTTGTCAGGCATTCATTAGCTGGACTGGAGATGGTTGGGAGTTTAAACTTGCAGACCCAGATGAG GTTGCAAGAAGATGGGGCAGAAGAAAAAACAAGCCCAAAATGAACTATGAGAAGTTGAGCCGTGGCCTGCGTTATTATTACGATAAGAACATTATTCACAAAACTTCAGGCAAGCGTTATGTGTACCGTTTTGTATGTGATCTACAAAATCTGTTGGGATATACAGCAGAGGAACTCCATGCAATGCTAGGAGTGCAGCCAGATACCGAGGACTGA